A DNA window from Schistocerca americana isolate TAMUIC-IGC-003095 chromosome 4, iqSchAmer2.1, whole genome shotgun sequence contains the following coding sequences:
- the LOC124613964 gene encoding uncharacterized protein LOC124613964 isoform X2, with the protein MQIRWYKKRITAVSIAAIVLYFIFRSQEHSAIFKIIIRDTKPADVWEYVADFSNMKKLNPTIVDFSILTESGNYDHWKYSAEYKEFLPHAPFIHHSTHAEFEVRQDGESYIINSNHSTCFFKGVACFPATSEFMFSKLGPNTLCVERVTYKCPFLFARMCQKDVDYQRRCPLPNAIQKLLNFNYK; encoded by the exons ATGCAGATCCGTTGGTACAAGAAACGCATAACTGCTGTTTCTATTGCAGCAAttgtgctttattttatctttcgttCTCAAGAGCACAGTgccatttttaaaattatcatACGAGATACTAAACCAGCTGATGTCTGGGAGTATGTTGCTGATTTTAGTAACATGAAGAAGCTCAATCCTACAAT TGTAGACTTCAGCATTTTGACAGAGAGTGGTAACTATGATCACTGGAAATATTCTGCTGAATATAAAGAATTTCTGCCACATGCACCATTTATCCACCACTCCACTCATGCTGAATTTGAAGTACGACAAGATGGAGAGTCTTACATAATCAACTCAAATCATAGCACATGCTTTTTTAAGGGTGTGGCTTGCT TTCCTGCAACATCTGAATTCATGTTTTCCAAATTAGGGCCAAATACTCTCTGTGTTGAGCGGGTGACTTATAAGTGCCCATTTTTGTTTGCAAGAATGTGTCAAAAAGATGTGGATTACCAGAGAAG ATGCCCACTGCCAAATGCAATACAAAAGTTGCTGAACTTCAATTATAAGTAA
- the LOC124613964 gene encoding uncharacterized protein LOC124613964 isoform X3, giving the protein MQIRWYKKRITAVSIAAIVLYFIFRSQEHSAIFKIIIRDTKPADVWEYVADFSNMKKLNPTIVDFSILTESGNYDHWKYSAEYKEFLPHAPFIHHSTHAEFEVRQDGESYIINSNHSTCFFKGVACFPATSEFMFSKLGPNTLCVERVTYKCPFLFARMCQKDVDYQRR; this is encoded by the exons ATGCAGATCCGTTGGTACAAGAAACGCATAACTGCTGTTTCTATTGCAGCAAttgtgctttattttatctttcgttCTCAAGAGCACAGTgccatttttaaaattatcatACGAGATACTAAACCAGCTGATGTCTGGGAGTATGTTGCTGATTTTAGTAACATGAAGAAGCTCAATCCTACAAT TGTAGACTTCAGCATTTTGACAGAGAGTGGTAACTATGATCACTGGAAATATTCTGCTGAATATAAAGAATTTCTGCCACATGCACCATTTATCCACCACTCCACTCATGCTGAATTTGAAGTACGACAAGATGGAGAGTCTTACATAATCAACTCAAATCATAGCACATGCTTTTTTAAGGGTGTGGCTTGCT TTCCTGCAACATCTGAATTCATGTTTTCCAAATTAGGGCCAAATACTCTCTGTGTTGAGCGGGTGACTTATAAGTGCCCATTTTTGTTTGCAAGAATGTGTCAAAAAGATGTGGATTACCAGAGAAG ATAA
- the LOC124613964 gene encoding uncharacterized protein LOC124613964 isoform X1, with protein sequence MQIRWYKKRITAVSIAAIVLYFIFRSQEHSAIFKIIIRDTKPADVWEYVADFSNMKKLNPTIVDFSILTESGNYDHWKYSAEYKEFLPHAPFIHHSTHAEFEVRQDGESYIINSNHSTCFFKGVACFPATSEFMFSKLGPNTLCVERVTYKCPFLFARMCQKDVDYQRSSVMRNLEKQFTVKKKVKKS encoded by the exons ATGCAGATCCGTTGGTACAAGAAACGCATAACTGCTGTTTCTATTGCAGCAAttgtgctttattttatctttcgttCTCAAGAGCACAGTgccatttttaaaattatcatACGAGATACTAAACCAGCTGATGTCTGGGAGTATGTTGCTGATTTTAGTAACATGAAGAAGCTCAATCCTACAAT TGTAGACTTCAGCATTTTGACAGAGAGTGGTAACTATGATCACTGGAAATATTCTGCTGAATATAAAGAATTTCTGCCACATGCACCATTTATCCACCACTCCACTCATGCTGAATTTGAAGTACGACAAGATGGAGAGTCTTACATAATCAACTCAAATCATAGCACATGCTTTTTTAAGGGTGTGGCTTGCT TTCCTGCAACATCTGAATTCATGTTTTCCAAATTAGGGCCAAATACTCTCTGTGTTGAGCGGGTGACTTATAAGTGCCCATTTTTGTTTGCAAGAATGTGTCAAAAAGATGTGGATTACCAGAGAAGTTCAgtaatgcgaaatttggagaaacAATTCACAGTTAAGAAAAAAGTTAAGAAAAGCTAG